One Paenibacillus sp. FSL H7-0737 DNA segment encodes these proteins:
- a CDS encoding dihydrodipicolinate synthase family protein translates to MKSTDLEAFKGIIIALYSSYDAEGNIDKEAARKLARHYASTGVKGLYVGGSSGEGMLQSVEERKQMLEAVIAEVGDELTIIAHVGAPSTRDSVELAVHAELVGAHAVSAVPAIYYRLSPDSVESHWQAIIDSTSLPFIIYHIPQTTGFQLSKSLLVKMAAQDKVIGVKISAESTFELQQFKAAGGNDFLVLNGPDEQYLAGRSIGADGGIGGTYGVMPELFLKVEQCYGQGDMAEAQKWQFIINDLIVELLSFPSLYGACKAILSLRGFETGQPRMPLLPINASDQDRVEALNNRILEYILEAKG, encoded by the coding sequence ATGAAATCAACTGATCTTGAAGCTTTTAAAGGCATTATTATCGCTTTGTACTCCAGTTATGATGCCGAGGGGAATATAGATAAAGAAGCGGCACGCAAATTAGCTCGTCATTATGCTTCTACAGGTGTGAAAGGACTTTATGTTGGCGGAAGCTCAGGCGAAGGCATGCTGCAATCTGTAGAAGAGCGTAAACAAATGCTCGAAGCAGTTATAGCGGAAGTAGGAGATGAGCTTACGATCATTGCTCATGTAGGTGCTCCATCTACAAGAGACAGTGTTGAGCTAGCAGTACATGCTGAATTAGTTGGCGCACATGCGGTATCGGCTGTTCCGGCTATCTATTATCGTTTGTCTCCAGACAGTGTTGAAAGTCATTGGCAGGCGATCATTGATAGTACTTCACTTCCATTTATTATCTACCACATCCCGCAAACGACAGGCTTTCAATTATCGAAAAGCTTGTTAGTGAAGATGGCCGCGCAGGATAAAGTGATTGGCGTGAAGATTTCAGCAGAAAGTACATTTGAGCTTCAGCAGTTTAAGGCAGCAGGTGGAAATGATTTTCTTGTATTGAATGGACCAGATGAGCAGTACTTAGCTGGCCGCAGCATTGGGGCAGATGGTGGGATTGGTGGAACCTACGGGGTTATGCCCGAGCTATTTTTAAAAGTAGAACAATGTTATGGGCAAGGCGATATGGCTGAGGCGCAGAAATGGCAGTTCATTATCAATGATCTCATTGTAGAATTATTATCCTTTCCATCATTATATGGTGCATGCAAAGCAATTCTGAGTTTGCGTGGATTTGAAACGGGTCAACCGAGAATGCCACTTTTACCCATCAATGCTTCGGATCAGGATCGGGTGGAAGCTCTCAACAATAGAATATTAGAGTATATTCTTGAAGCGAAGGGATAG
- a CDS encoding N-acetylmannosamine-6-phosphate 2-epimerase produces MSDIFPMKGLIVSCQALEHEPLHGGDTMAKMARAAVQSGAIGIRTNGVPDILAIKEEVNVPVIGLIKRDIPGSAIFITPTLDEVKAIVSAKADIVALDVTNREGRLASVKPLIAYAHQMGVLVMADISTLEEGLAAEELGVDFIGTTLSGYTPYSTQQEGPDLVLLQQLCEFVKIPVVAEGRIWTPEDAASAKRAGASYVVVGSAITRPQLITSRYVKAVIDC; encoded by the coding sequence ATGAGCGATATCTTTCCGATGAAAGGTCTGATCGTGTCATGTCAGGCACTTGAGCATGAGCCGCTTCATGGTGGGGATACAATGGCAAAAATGGCAAGAGCGGCGGTTCAATCAGGGGCAATTGGAATTCGCACGAATGGGGTTCCAGATATTCTAGCGATTAAAGAAGAAGTAAATGTACCGGTTATTGGACTTATTAAACGGGATATTCCCGGATCAGCCATATTTATTACGCCAACTCTGGATGAGGTGAAAGCAATCGTGTCCGCTAAAGCGGATATTGTTGCATTAGATGTTACGAATCGGGAAGGTCGCTTAGCGTCGGTTAAGCCTTTAATCGCATATGCCCATCAAATGGGTGTGCTTGTAATGGCAGATATATCGACTTTGGAGGAAGGACTGGCAGCGGAAGAATTAGGTGTAGATTTTATTGGTACAACACTTTCGGGCTATACACCATACAGCACACAACAAGAAGGACCAGATCTTGTCTTGCTTCAGCAGTTATGCGAGTTCGTGAAGATTCCCGTAGTTGCAGAAGGGCGTATATGGACACCGGAAGATGCGGCGAGCGCTAAGAGGGCTGGGGCATCTTATGTAGTTGTAGGAAGTGCGATTACAAGGCCACAGTTGATCACTTCACGATATGTCAAAGCCGTGATCGATTGCTGA
- a CDS encoding ROK family protein, whose product MLEDYDPLKEYAVGVDIGGTKINAGLVTPQGDVVHTVSLSTKAGFTKTVDRAFQAIQRLIEEATAMHAGVQIKGIGVGTAGQIDWEAGSIRSASELIPGYAGTDLKALLQTQFQLPVIVDNDVNVLALTEKYLGSCIGVEDFICLALGTGVGGAIIVEGRLVHGSWGGAGELGHMSVDFKGPACVCGGRGCLEHYASGTSIARRMREKLTLNNEPLDNLESRDVIARWREGDRLATEVMEETIAALGSAIASFIHIFNPKVIVIGGGVAEAGELLFEGIRREVATRTMPSMLEGVRIEAAYRGNSCGMIGAALQIWEYGVPSLSSSNEGFI is encoded by the coding sequence GTGTTAGAAGATTATGATCCTCTAAAGGAATATGCTGTAGGAGTGGATATCGGGGGAACGAAAATTAATGCTGGACTGGTTACACCACAGGGGGACGTAGTACATACTGTAAGTCTGAGCACAAAGGCTGGGTTCACGAAGACCGTGGACCGAGCTTTTCAGGCTATTCAAAGGTTAATAGAAGAAGCTACAGCCATGCATGCAGGCGTTCAGATTAAAGGGATTGGTGTAGGAACGGCAGGACAAATCGATTGGGAGGCAGGGAGTATTCGCTCAGCCTCTGAGCTTATTCCTGGATATGCTGGGACAGATTTGAAAGCGTTGCTTCAGACTCAGTTCCAGCTTCCAGTAATCGTAGATAATGACGTGAATGTACTGGCATTAACAGAGAAATATTTAGGTTCTTGTATAGGTGTAGAAGATTTTATCTGTCTTGCACTTGGAACGGGTGTAGGCGGAGCAATTATTGTAGAAGGTCGCCTTGTTCATGGTTCTTGGGGTGGGGCTGGAGAGTTAGGGCATATGTCTGTAGATTTCAAAGGGCCTGCTTGTGTTTGTGGAGGAAGAGGCTGCTTAGAACATTATGCGTCAGGCACAAGCATTGCTCGTCGAATGCGGGAAAAACTAACTTTAAACAATGAGCCACTTGATAACTTAGAATCACGAGACGTGATCGCGAGATGGAGAGAAGGAGACCGTCTAGCTACAGAAGTAATGGAAGAAACAATTGCTGCGCTTGGTTCAGCTATCGCTTCGTTTATTCATATTTTTAACCCAAAGGTTATTGTTATTGGTGGTGGAGTGGCTGAAGCAGGTGAGCTATTATTCGAAGGAATAAGAAGAGAAGTGGCTACGAGAACGATGCCATCGATGCTGGAAGGCGTCCGCATTGAAGCAGCCTATCGTGGCAATTCCTGTGGAATGATCGGTGCGGCATTACAGATCTGGGAGTACGGAGTCCCATCCCTTTCATCTAGTAATGAAGGCTTTATCTAA
- a CDS encoding GNAT family N-acetyltransferase, whose translation MMTLMNMVRGTENDLPAKEMIKYWNHEPGTLKLVRASSNFIYTFQWNSKHYYLRFTHEEDNSAENIQAELDFMMYLLEQGYETVAPVRSMQGKWIETLLTGNGRYHGVVFEQAQGEYVPLEEMSELQFQHWGQTLARLHNLSETYAPSTPARKSWVDSLQFILSVLRRHPEEHKALKEYERIEAWLSELSFGVGHTGLIHFDFETDNIFYMKETSRYSSIDFDDSMYHWFAMDITSALRDLSKQNDDESKKNIDLFISGYRSVKRLDDEYIKLLPEFQRFSDLYGFARLLRSLENLDVSICPEWALQLKAKLDAICDRIRDGFHPHIALKTITENNWYACTQLEVSNEQKTVFPVPVVYWLAESAYCGMTPLALYADEELVGFSVYAVDPEDGSYWIMAFMIDQKYQNRGFGRTGMDALIRTIKAEHHCDKIVIGHRIENERASNLYTSLGFVEMSRDEVEVIRELIV comes from the coding sequence ATGATGACTTTAATGAACATGGTGAGGGGAACAGAGAACGATCTACCTGCCAAAGAGATGATCAAGTATTGGAATCATGAGCCTGGAACTTTGAAGCTTGTGAGAGCAAGTAGCAATTTTATTTATACGTTTCAATGGAATAGTAAGCACTATTATTTAAGGTTTACTCACGAAGAGGATAATAGCGCAGAGAATATTCAGGCTGAACTAGATTTTATGATGTACTTATTGGAACAGGGCTATGAGACCGTGGCGCCAGTACGCTCCATGCAAGGGAAGTGGATTGAGACCCTTTTAACTGGAAATGGTAGATATCACGGGGTTGTTTTTGAACAAGCCCAAGGGGAGTACGTTCCGCTTGAAGAGATGTCGGAGCTGCAGTTCCAACATTGGGGTCAAACGCTCGCGAGATTGCATAATTTATCTGAGACTTATGCTCCGAGCACACCCGCGCGTAAAAGCTGGGTCGATTCGCTTCAATTTATTTTATCCGTATTAAGAAGACATCCCGAGGAGCATAAAGCGCTTAAGGAATATGAACGAATTGAGGCGTGGTTAAGTGAGCTCTCTTTTGGCGTAGGACATACGGGGCTGATCCATTTTGATTTTGAGACAGACAATATCTTTTATATGAAAGAGACGTCTCGATATAGTTCGATCGACTTTGATGACTCTATGTATCACTGGTTTGCGATGGATATCACATCAGCGTTAAGAGATCTATCCAAGCAGAATGATGATGAGAGCAAGAAGAACATCGATCTTTTTATTAGTGGATATAGATCTGTAAAGCGGCTGGACGATGAATATATCAAGTTATTGCCAGAATTCCAAAGGTTCTCTGACTTATATGGATTCGCTAGGTTGCTTCGAAGTTTAGAGAATTTGGACGTTTCTATTTGTCCGGAATGGGCACTACAGCTTAAAGCTAAATTAGATGCAATCTGTGATCGTATTCGGGATGGCTTTCATCCACATATTGCGCTGAAGACAATCACTGAGAATAACTGGTATGCCTGTACGCAATTAGAGGTGTCCAATGAGCAAAAAACGGTTTTTCCTGTACCAGTAGTCTATTGGTTAGCAGAATCGGCTTATTGCGGAATGACTCCGTTGGCTTTATACGCAGATGAAGAATTGGTAGGATTCTCAGTATATGCCGTAGATCCTGAGGACGGAAGTTATTGGATTATGGCTTTTATGATTGATCAGAAATATCAGAATAGAGGATTCGGTAGAACCGGAATGGATGCCTTGATTCGAACTATAAAAGCGGAACATCACTGCGACAAAATCGTTATTGGACATCGAATAGAGAACGAACGTGCTTCGAACTTATATACATCCCTTGGATTCGTTGAAATGAGCAGGGATGAGGTTGAAGTTATACGTGAGTTGATAGTGTAA
- a CDS encoding GNAT family N-acetyltransferase, which yields MEIVSNRLILRDYTSSDSSFYEELEQNPLSYKYENTAPDAKQIKDDFLSILSQATSDPRQYYDLAICTKLDMKPIGNVSIKLNWEEIREWEIGWVLLPDYWKMGYATEAVKSLIGYAFSSLNAHRVVAYANAENMQSEKVMIRAGMLKDGVLRETRFCNQQWCNEIVYSSLEQEWANI from the coding sequence ATGGAAATAGTATCGAACCGATTAATTTTAAGAGATTATACAAGCAGTGATTCTTCTTTTTATGAAGAACTAGAACAAAATCCCCTCTCCTACAAATATGAGAACACTGCACCTGATGCAAAACAAATTAAAGATGACTTCCTTTCGATCTTGTCTCAAGCAACAAGTGATCCACGGCAATATTATGATCTTGCAATATGTACAAAGCTGGATATGAAGCCCATCGGTAATGTCAGCATAAAGTTAAACTGGGAAGAAATCAGAGAATGGGAAATCGGTTGGGTCCTACTCCCGGACTATTGGAAAATGGGATATGCAACTGAAGCCGTAAAGTCCCTGATAGGTTATGCCTTTAGCTCTCTTAATGCACATAGGGTTGTTGCTTATGCCAACGCCGAGAATATGCAATCTGAGAAAGTAATGATTAGAGCAGGAATGTTAAAAGATGGGGTTCTTAGGGAGACTAGATTCTGTAATCAGCAATGGTGCAACGAGATCGTCTATTCCTCTTTAGAGCAGGAGTGGGCTAATATTTGA
- a CDS encoding stalk domain-containing protein, with translation MKMIKWGITAALAVSMFGPIHTAKAADTSVQAETTTQNNDDLIFKMDYTEMTVGDKVPVQIFAKGPDGSSERVPLSQADMVIEKPYLLQKLPDGSIKALAVGETNVTVRSGANSKTLKLSISADKDIETGVLINGTMYLPVQTTFKSLGATIQTNTATKTFRIRVGDLPIQLQLGSDIAMVNGNKVKMSGKVQTVDGGAVFPATLLKTALGAVLDFGAHYESLNINFGKAELFAYTKNTLKIAKRESQGDLAKLIGKTYWFNQYDSDYKFQKATIVDILVNDDNEFSISFQLASGKIVNSYDMEYDQVTRDLANKEYFFTSDPTKIYKWSNAIWAKIKAGTISTGMTKQQVELSWGTPIDKSSLSGSGITVETWQYRNYNYVTFTNGVVSMIYTN, from the coding sequence ATGAAAATGATTAAATGGGGCATCACTGCAGCGCTGGCAGTATCTATGTTTGGTCCAATTCATACAGCGAAGGCAGCAGATACAAGTGTACAAGCAGAGACTACGACTCAAAACAACGATGATCTAATCTTTAAGATGGACTATACGGAGATGACCGTTGGTGACAAGGTTCCGGTGCAGATTTTTGCAAAAGGTCCAGATGGCTCATCCGAACGTGTTCCACTGTCTCAAGCAGATATGGTTATTGAGAAGCCTTACTTATTGCAAAAGCTGCCTGATGGTTCAATAAAAGCATTAGCCGTTGGCGAAACAAATGTAACCGTACGTTCAGGAGCTAATTCCAAAACGTTAAAGTTATCTATCAGTGCTGATAAGGACATCGAAACAGGTGTATTAATCAATGGCACGATGTATTTGCCTGTACAAACTACCTTTAAGAGTTTAGGTGCAACTATTCAGACGAATACAGCCACTAAGACTTTTAGAATTCGTGTAGGGGATTTGCCTATTCAGCTTCAACTGGGCAGCGATATTGCTATGGTGAATGGGAATAAGGTGAAAATGAGTGGTAAAGTGCAAACCGTGGATGGAGGAGCAGTATTCCCTGCTACCCTCTTAAAAACAGCATTGGGAGCAGTATTGGACTTTGGTGCTCATTATGAGTCTTTGAACATCAATTTCGGTAAAGCGGAGTTATTTGCGTACACAAAAAATACGTTAAAAATAGCCAAAAGAGAATCTCAAGGTGACCTCGCCAAGCTAATCGGAAAGACTTATTGGTTCAACCAGTATGATTCCGACTATAAATTCCAAAAAGCAACGATTGTTGATATTCTTGTGAACGACGATAATGAGTTTTCGATTTCTTTTCAATTGGCATCAGGTAAAATTGTGAATTCTTATGATATGGAATATGATCAGGTCACTCGCGATCTGGCAAACAAAGAGTATTTCTTTACGTCTGATCCTACCAAAATCTATAAATGGTCTAATGCGATTTGGGCCAAAATCAAGGCGGGTACAATTTCGACAGGGATGACGAAGCAGCAAGTAGAATTAAGCTGGGGCACTCCAATTGATAAATCAAGTCTATCCGGCAGTGGAATTACAGTTGAGACTTGGCAATATAGAAATTATAATTACGTAACCTTTACAAATGGTGTTGTCTCTATGATTTACACAAATTAA
- a CDS encoding adenylosuccinate synthase, translating into MTVIAIVGANWGDEGKGKMTDVLAAQSSYVVRFQGGSNAGHTIINQYGKFSLHMLPSGVFYPSVTNIIGPGTALDTEVLVKELQALADRGVPQPKLYVSERAQIVLSIHRLFDELEEERLGSQGFGSTKRGIAPFYADKYAKLGIQVADLFDPARLEKRLEQLLASKNVLLEHLYKKAPFQVSELMAQLQKEAAQLAPYVANTTEILQEAYAKGETILLEGQLGALRDPDHGIYPYSTSSSTLAGYAPVGAGLPAAAITNVIAVTKAYSSCVGAGPFVSELEDPVADELRTRGGDAGEFGATTGRPRRMGWFDAVATRYGCLMQGATEVVLTNLDVLGYLNEIPVCVAYELENGEITDKFPATNKLNAAKPIITYLSGWNCDISHITNFNELPEQAKSYVDFIETSIGIRISTVSVGPRRDQVIHRTLK; encoded by the coding sequence GTGACCGTAATCGCAATTGTAGGAGCTAACTGGGGAGATGAAGGCAAAGGAAAAATGACAGATGTACTAGCCGCTCAATCATCCTATGTAGTTCGTTTTCAAGGTGGAAGTAATGCTGGGCATACTATCATTAACCAGTATGGAAAATTTTCGCTTCATATGCTGCCTTCTGGTGTATTTTACCCTTCAGTTACAAACATTATTGGACCAGGAACAGCTCTTGATACAGAAGTATTAGTAAAGGAATTACAAGCATTAGCAGATAGAGGGGTTCCACAGCCGAAGTTGTACGTATCTGAGCGTGCTCAAATCGTACTCTCGATCCATCGTTTGTTTGATGAGCTGGAAGAGGAACGACTTGGGTCACAAGGGTTCGGTTCAACCAAACGAGGAATAGCGCCATTCTACGCGGATAAATATGCGAAGCTCGGGATACAAGTTGCAGATTTGTTTGATCCCGCCCGACTTGAGAAACGTCTCGAACAATTACTTGCTTCAAAAAATGTATTGCTGGAGCATTTATATAAGAAAGCCCCATTCCAAGTCTCGGAATTAATGGCTCAGTTGCAAAAGGAAGCTGCGCAATTGGCACCATATGTTGCCAATACAACAGAAATACTACAAGAAGCTTATGCAAAAGGAGAAACGATTCTGCTTGAAGGGCAATTAGGCGCTCTGCGCGATCCTGATCACGGTATATATCCTTACTCTACCTCTTCATCGACACTTGCCGGATACGCACCTGTCGGCGCGGGTCTTCCTGCAGCTGCCATCACGAATGTCATCGCTGTAACGAAGGCATATTCAAGCTGTGTTGGTGCCGGACCTTTTGTATCTGAATTAGAAGACCCTGTAGCGGATGAACTTCGCACACGAGGTGGTGATGCTGGGGAATTTGGAGCAACAACGGGTCGTCCTAGACGTATGGGTTGGTTTGATGCAGTAGCTACACGCTATGGTTGCCTGATGCAAGGTGCAACGGAGGTTGTGCTGACCAATCTGGATGTTCTTGGTTATTTAAATGAGATTCCGGTTTGCGTTGCCTATGAGCTTGAAAATGGGGAAATCACCGACAAGTTTCCAGCAACCAATAAACTAAACGCAGCAAAGCCGATAATAACGTATTTATCTGGCTGGAACTGCGATATTTCCCATATCACGAACTTCAACGAGCTGCCAGAGCAAGCTAAAAGTTACGTAGACTTTATTGAAACGTCTATTGGAATACGTATTTCTACTGTTTCTGTGGGACCTAGACGTGATCAGGTCATTCATCGTACGCTGAAATAA
- a CDS encoding LysR family transcriptional regulator — MDINLEWYRSFYWVAQTGSLTAAAERLNITQPAVSHTIKQLEEKMGGPLFFRTSRGVDLTTEGKVLLRFIEQAFQNVEMGERAIAEMNNLNSGEIHIGASDTLCKYYLLSYLEQYHEQYPNVRIHITNRTTPETLTLLKEGKIDFGIVSLPASDKQIEFRKSTRLQDCLVGGKGFRHLADNTMPLANIKQYPLLFLEPGGSTRKYIDGFLASNHVTITPEFELGSVDLLVQFALRGFGLAFVIRDYVREELKSGELVEIPLDPPFPERNIGIATLRGVPLSAASKSFLTLLD; from the coding sequence ATGGACATCAACTTGGAATGGTATCGCTCTTTTTATTGGGTAGCACAAACAGGCAGCTTAACTGCGGCAGCAGAACGGCTGAATATCACACAACCCGCGGTGAGTCACACGATTAAGCAATTGGAAGAAAAGATGGGCGGCCCCTTATTTTTCCGTACCTCTAGAGGGGTGGATCTAACAACAGAAGGAAAAGTACTGCTGCGATTCATTGAGCAAGCCTTTCAGAATGTGGAGATGGGTGAGCGAGCGATTGCAGAAATGAACAATTTAAATAGTGGGGAGATTCATATCGGTGCAAGCGATACCCTCTGCAAATATTACTTGTTATCTTATCTCGAGCAATATCATGAACAATATCCTAACGTACGTATTCATATTACGAATCGAACAACACCGGAAACGCTCACGCTTTTAAAAGAAGGCAAAATTGATTTCGGCATCGTAAGCTTACCGGCATCTGACAAGCAGATTGAATTTCGTAAGAGTACACGGCTCCAAGATTGTCTTGTAGGAGGCAAGGGCTTCCGTCATTTAGCAGATAATACGATGCCGCTTGCAAACATCAAGCAGTACCCATTATTATTCCTGGAGCCAGGAGGCAGCACAAGAAAGTACATAGATGGGTTTCTTGCCTCCAATCATGTGACGATAACACCAGAGTTTGAACTAGGCAGTGTAGATCTTCTTGTTCAGTTCGCTTTACGTGGCTTTGGTCTAGCTTTTGTTATTCGTGATTATGTAAGGGAAGAATTAAAAAGTGGGGAGCTTGTAGAAATCCCTTTAGATCCGCCATTTCCAGAGCGTAACATCGGGATAGCGACTCTTCGAGGGGTTCCACTCTCTGCTGCATCAAAGTCCTTTCTAACCTTATTGGACTAA
- a CDS encoding molybdopterin-dependent oxidoreductase: protein MSDLLGRLRKGYGKKLRALHTWNGWIVVILALTGLVLVGGFWRGFLGEGRVWIKGLHIVVGIASILPVIYYLLLASKHWKQLKEKPWQRFNVLVVLFLLLGWFVSGVLLWQFRTVGPQVSNLSLVVHDVLTWIGLPYIIYHSLTRVKWLKEPNRRIIKSEGSAITTSQNTPQPVYTRRAFIRGTIGVGLALTIGPSFVKWLGSSIGNIGGSETIDKLIENDRNQLLPAPQPLAASSPPLGGGSQGQFRVYTVTPIPEFTNDNWSFKLDGLVDQSFTWNWEQFVQLQRTVQVSDFHCVTGWSVYKNTWEGIKLKDLLQMAGVKSTAKTVKFYSGDGVYTDTLTLEQADMDDVMVAVMHDGKPIPSDLGGPVRLIVPKMFAYKSVKWLNRIELIEGEHTGYWEQRGYSNDAWV, encoded by the coding sequence ATGAGTGATTTGCTTGGTCGGCTACGTAAGGGATACGGGAAAAAGCTGCGTGCACTTCACACCTGGAACGGCTGGATCGTCGTGATATTGGCCTTGACTGGGCTTGTGCTAGTAGGCGGTTTCTGGCGAGGTTTCCTCGGTGAAGGCAGGGTATGGATTAAAGGCTTGCATATTGTGGTAGGAATTGCATCTATCCTTCCAGTGATCTATTATCTTCTGCTGGCCAGTAAACATTGGAAACAGCTAAAGGAAAAACCTTGGCAGCGGTTCAATGTACTTGTTGTGCTCTTCCTGTTGCTTGGGTGGTTCGTTTCTGGTGTATTGTTATGGCAGTTTCGTACGGTAGGACCGCAAGTATCTAATCTTTCATTGGTCGTTCATGATGTCCTGACATGGATTGGACTGCCTTACATTATCTATCACTCATTGACTCGTGTGAAGTGGTTGAAGGAGCCGAATCGTAGGATCATCAAGAGCGAGGGGAGTGCCATTACAACATCTCAGAATACTCCGCAGCCAGTCTATACACGTAGAGCTTTCATTCGAGGGACGATCGGTGTAGGGCTTGCCCTTACAATCGGACCCTCATTTGTAAAATGGTTAGGCAGCTCGATTGGAAACATCGGTGGCAGCGAAACGATCGATAAATTAATCGAGAATGACCGCAATCAGCTGTTGCCAGCACCGCAGCCACTGGCGGCATCGTCACCGCCTCTTGGAGGTGGGTCGCAGGGTCAATTCCGTGTTTATACTGTAACCCCTATTCCTGAGTTCACGAACGATAATTGGTCCTTTAAGTTGGATGGTCTTGTTGATCAGAGCTTTACATGGAATTGGGAGCAATTCGTTCAATTGCAACGTACGGTTCAAGTGAGTGATTTTCACTGCGTGACAGGTTGGTCCGTCTATAAGAATACCTGGGAGGGCATCAAGCTGAAGGATCTTCTACAAATGGCTGGTGTGAAGTCCACTGCAAAGACAGTGAAGTTCTACTCAGGGGATGGGGTATATACAGATACCCTTACGCTGGAGCAGGCGGATATGGACGATGTTATGGTCGCGGTGATGCATGATGGGAAACCGATTCCAAGCGATCTCGGTGGACCGGTTCGGCTAATTGTCCCCAAAATGTTCGCTTACAAGTCAGTGAAGTGGCTGAACCGGATTGAACTGATCGAGGGAGAGCATACAGGATACTGGGAGCAACGAGGCTATTCGAATGACGCTTGGGTATAA